In Dyadobacter sp. NIV53, a single window of DNA contains:
- the rpsD gene encoding 30S ribosomal protein S4, with protein sequence MARYTGPKSKIARRYGEPIMGPSKALAKKNYPPGVHGKGRRSKKSEYALQLMEKQKVKFIYGILERQFRNLFEKASVKDGITGENLLKYCEARLDNTVYRLGIAPTRRAARQLVSHKHILVDGEIVNIPSYSLRPGQVVTVREKSRSLEAITDSLAGHSTKGFSWLEWDVQQLTGKFVTFPDRESIPENINEQLIVELYSK encoded by the coding sequence ATGGCACGTTACACAGGTCCCAAATCAAAGATTGCAAGACGTTACGGAGAACCCATCATGGGCCCGAGCAAAGCGCTTGCTAAGAAAAATTACCCTCCAGGAGTTCATGGAAAGGGTCGCCGTTCCAAAAAATCGGAATATGCTTTACAATTAATGGAAAAGCAGAAGGTTAAATTTATTTATGGTATTCTTGAAAGACAATTTCGTAATTTATTCGAGAAAGCGTCTGTTAAAGACGGTATTACCGGAGAAAATTTACTTAAATATTGTGAGGCGCGTTTGGATAACACAGTTTATCGCTTAGGAATTGCTCCTACGAGACGTGCTGCCCGTCAGTTGGTATCTCACAAACACATTCTGGTTGATGGTGAAATTGTTAATATTCCATCATACTCATTGCGTCCTGGTCAGGTTGTGACTGTACGTGAAAAATCCAGATCACTGGAAGCTATTACTGATAGTCTGGCTGGTCACAGTACCAAAGGATTCAGTTGGTTGGAATGGGATGTTCAGCAATTAACTGGGAAATTTGTAACTTTCCCGGACCGCGAATCTATACCTGAAAACATCAACGAGCAACTTATCGTTGAATTGTATTCTAAATAA
- the carA gene encoding glutamine-hydrolyzing carbamoyl-phosphate synthase small subunit has product MLEDGTAYRGLALGINGTTGGEICFNTGMTGYQEIYTDPSYFGQIIVNTNAHIGNYGVQLDDEEESASVKIRGMVCNTFSNIYSRHTADFSLQEYFERANIVGVSNVDTRHLVRHVRQKGVMNAIISSEVLDETELMTELQKIPSMDGLELSSQVTTSEAYYVGEESQSTWRVAVMDYGIKKSILKNLTSRGCYCKVFPAKTSFEDVMKWQPDGFFISNGPGDPAAMTYAVDNVNQMVLTGKPLFGICLGHQLLALSSGINTYKMHNGHRGLNHPVKNVISGFCEVTSQNHGFAVNPDEIENHPDVEITHVNLNDKTIEGIRRKDYPAFSVQYHPEASPGPHDSHYLFDEFTGLLSGN; this is encoded by the coding sequence TTGCTGGAAGATGGAACGGCGTATAGAGGATTGGCTTTGGGAATTAATGGCACAACGGGTGGTGAAATTTGTTTCAATACCGGAATGACGGGTTATCAGGAAATTTATACTGACCCATCCTATTTTGGTCAGATTATTGTAAATACCAATGCTCACATTGGGAACTACGGGGTTCAATTAGACGATGAAGAAGAATCCGCTTCTGTCAAGATCAGAGGAATGGTTTGTAATACATTTTCAAATATATATTCAAGGCATACTGCGGATTTTTCATTGCAGGAATATTTTGAGCGTGCAAATATTGTAGGAGTAAGTAATGTGGATACGCGCCATCTTGTTCGCCACGTTCGTCAGAAGGGTGTAATGAATGCAATTATCTCTTCGGAGGTTCTGGATGAAACAGAATTGATGACTGAGCTTCAAAAAATACCATCTATGGATGGTTTGGAATTGTCGTCTCAGGTAACAACGAGTGAAGCTTATTATGTAGGTGAAGAATCGCAAAGCACCTGGCGTGTGGCTGTAATGGATTACGGTATTAAGAAAAGTATTCTTAAAAATCTTACGTCTCGTGGCTGTTACTGCAAAGTTTTCCCCGCAAAGACATCTTTCGAAGATGTGATGAAGTGGCAGCCGGATGGGTTTTTTATTTCCAATGGACCCGGAGATCCTGCTGCAATGACTTACGCAGTTGATAATGTGAACCAAATGGTTCTTACGGGGAAACCGTTATTTGGAATATGCCTTGGACATCAGCTTTTAGCACTTTCCAGCGGTATAAACACCTATAAAATGCATAACGGACATAGGGGACTAAACCATCCTGTGAAGAATGTCATTTCAGGATTTTGTGAAGTTACCTCTCAAAATCATGGATTTGCTGTTAACCCCGATGAAATTGAAAATCATCCGGACGTAGAAATTACACATGTAAATCTGAATGATAAAACTATTGAGGGAATTCGCAGGAAAGATTATCCGGCATTTTCAGTTCAATATCACCCGGAGGCTTCACCAGGGCCGCATGATTCACATTATTTGTTTGATGAATTTACTGGGTTGCTTTCAGGCAACTAA
- a CDS encoding septum formation initiator family protein — protein MQPGLLAPVFLLQSMLDFKNHWALKPLRNFYTATLVAWLVWVLVLDNNNLKVVVINRMKMKELEKEKSVLAEKIQQVKKERNEVFGNPKMLEKWAREKFMMRRPKEDVYVIVDENNKPVESIEEQ, from the coding sequence ATGCAACCGGGGCTTTTAGCTCCGGTTTTTTTGCTTCAAAGCATGTTAGATTTTAAAAATCATTGGGCTCTAAAGCCACTTCGTAATTTTTACACCGCAACATTAGTGGCTTGGTTAGTCTGGGTTCTTGTACTGGATAATAACAATCTTAAAGTGGTTGTAATTAACAGAATGAAGATGAAGGAACTTGAAAAGGAGAAAAGCGTTCTTGCTGAGAAAATTCAGCAGGTTAAAAAGGAGCGCAATGAAGTATTTGGTAATCCTAAAATGCTGGAAAAGTGGGCTAGGGAAAAATTCATGATGAGACGTCCTAAAGAAGATGTTTATGTGATAGTGGATGAAAATAACAAACCCGTAGAAAGTATAGAAGAACAATAA
- a CDS encoding DNA-directed RNA polymerase subunit alpha: protein MSILAFQMPDKVVMEKADDFHGLFEFKPLEKGYGVTIGNALRRILLSSLEGYAITSVKFPGVLHEFSSIEGIVEDVTEIILNLKMVRFKKVTDLNESRIVVNLKNVSVITAGDIGKFTSAFEVLNPDQVICHIDDNKEFEMELLLDKGRGYVPADEPRANELPFGYIAVDSIYTPIKNVKYSVENTRVEQRTDYERLLIDIQTDGSIHPEDALKGAANILIQHFMLFSDQTMTFEKQKAEEDNQVDEEMLRMRKLLKTSLSELDLSVRAYNCLKSADVKSLGDLVRLEISDMMKFRNFGKKSLTELEQLVADKQLVFGMDVAKYRLDED, encoded by the coding sequence ATGTCAATATTAGCTTTCCAAATGCCTGATAAGGTCGTCATGGAAAAAGCAGATGACTTTCACGGGTTGTTTGAGTTTAAGCCTTTAGAGAAAGGATACGGCGTAACAATTGGTAATGCGTTACGTAGAATTCTCCTTTCATCTTTAGAAGGTTACGCCATTACGAGTGTGAAGTTCCCAGGTGTTCTTCACGAATTTTCTTCTATCGAAGGTATAGTTGAGGATGTAACTGAAATCATCCTGAACCTGAAAATGGTTCGTTTTAAAAAGGTTACGGATTTAAACGAAAGCAGAATCGTTGTAAACCTTAAAAATGTATCGGTTATTACTGCCGGAGACATTGGTAAGTTTACGAGTGCTTTTGAGGTTTTAAATCCTGATCAGGTTATTTGTCATATTGATGACAACAAGGAGTTCGAGATGGAACTTCTATTGGATAAGGGAAGAGGATACGTTCCTGCTGACGAACCAAGAGCAAACGAGTTGCCTTTCGGATATATCGCAGTAGATTCTATCTACACGCCTATTAAAAACGTAAAATACAGCGTTGAAAACACGCGGGTTGAACAACGTACAGACTACGAACGTTTGTTGATCGATATTCAGACTGACGGATCTATTCATCCGGAAGATGCGTTGAAAGGTGCAGCAAATATTTTGATTCAACACTTTATGCTATTCTCGGATCAGACTATGACGTTTGAAAAACAGAAAGCTGAAGAAGACAATCAGGTTGATGAAGAAATGTTACGTATGAGGAAATTACTCAAAACGTCACTTTCTGAACTTGACTTATCTGTACGTGCTTATAACTGTTTGAAGTCTGCTGATGTTAAATCATTGGGAGATTTAGTAAGGCTGGAAATTTCTGATATGATGAAATTCCGTAACTTTGGTAAAAAGTCTTTGACAGAGTTGGAACAGCTTGTTGCTGACAAACAACTTGTATTTGGAATGGATGTTGCCAAATATCGTTTAGACGAAGACTGA
- the rpsM gene encoding 30S ribosomal protein S13, producing MARISGVDIPDRKRGEISLTYIFGIGRSSAKKILSKAGVDVDKKVIDWTDDESGAVRAVISGEYKVEGALKSEVQLSIKRLMDIACYRGLRHRKGLPLRGQRTKNNSRTRKGKRKTIANKKKATK from the coding sequence ATGGCACGTATTTCAGGAGTAGATATTCCCGACCGTAAAAGAGGCGAGATCTCACTAACTTACATTTTTGGAATTGGTCGCAGTTCAGCGAAAAAAATTCTTAGTAAAGCTGGTGTGGATGTTGACAAAAAAGTAATTGATTGGACTGATGATGAGTCTGGTGCAGTTCGTGCGGTTATTTCGGGTGAATATAAAGTAGAAGGCGCACTTAAGTCAGAAGTTCAATTAAGCATCAAACGCTTAATGGACATTGCTTGTTATCGGGGTCTTCGTCATCGTAAGGGATTGCCATTGCGTGGACAAAGAACGAAAAATAACTCTCGTACTCGTAAGGGTAAACGCAAAACTATCGCGAACAAGAAAAAGGCTACTAAATAA
- a CDS encoding low molecular weight protein-tyrosine-phosphatase, with product MIQVLFVCLGNICRSPITEGIFKDLVREKGLEAIIQCDSAGTAAYHIGSLADKRMRKVALAQGIILTHCARQFSDKDFNDYNYILAMDQSNYEHIRKKGLRGDGSYLPEQQLYLYRMFDPKRGSSVNVPDPYYEEIAAFEEVCEIVKRSGIAFLDFIIKKHNLTI from the coding sequence TTGATACAAGTACTTTTCGTGTGTTTGGGCAACATCTGCCGTTCACCAATAACTGAGGGGATTTTTAAGGATCTGGTAAGAGAAAAAGGATTGGAAGCTATAATTCAATGCGATTCAGCAGGAACCGCTGCTTACCATATAGGAAGCTTGGCTGACAAACGAATGCGGAAAGTGGCATTAGCACAGGGCATTATACTTACACATTGTGCACGTCAATTTTCTGACAAAGATTTTAATGACTACAATTATATCCTGGCAATGGATCAATCAAACTATGAGCACATCAGGAAAAAAGGCCTGCGGGGCGATGGATCTTATTTACCGGAACAGCAGTTATATTTATACAGAATGTTTGATCCCAAGCGCGGTTCATCGGTAAATGTTCCTGATCCGTATTATGAAGAAATAGCTGCTTTTGAGGAAGTTTGCGAAATTGTTAAAAGAAGTGGAATAGCTTTTCTGGATTTTATAATTAAAAAACACAACCTTACTATTTAA
- the rpmJ gene encoding 50S ribosomal protein L36, with protein MKVKASVKKRSVDCKVIRRKGKVYVINKKNPRYKQRQG; from the coding sequence ATGAAAGTCAAAGCATCAGTAAAGAAGCGCAGTGTAGACTGCAAAGTTATACGCCGAAAGGGGAAGGTATATGTAATTAACAAGAAGAACCCACGGTATAAACAAAGACAAGGTTAA
- the map gene encoding type I methionyl aminopeptidase, producing MIYLKTEEEIELIKISAQVLGKAHAEVALWVKPGVTTMKLDAIAEEYIRDNGGIPSFKGFNNFPSSLCISVNEVVVHGFPSNYVLKDGDIVSIDCGVKLNGFHSDSAYTYPIGEVSKEVKDLLTATKRSLYRGIDQAVDGLRIGDIGHAVQSYVEERGYTVVRELVGHGVGRNLHESPEVPNYGKKGKGIKLKEGMVIAIEPMINLGTKSVMQERDGWTIRTSDRKYSAHFEHTVVVRKGKAEILTTFDYIEKVTANTSLMVEVK from the coding sequence ATGATTTATTTGAAAACCGAAGAGGAGATAGAACTCATCAAGATAAGCGCCCAGGTATTGGGAAAAGCGCATGCAGAGGTAGCTCTTTGGGTTAAGCCAGGAGTTACAACCATGAAGCTGGATGCAATTGCTGAGGAATACATAAGAGATAATGGTGGAATTCCTTCTTTTAAAGGATTTAATAATTTTCCTTCTTCACTTTGTATATCCGTTAATGAAGTGGTAGTACATGGTTTTCCAAGTAACTATGTATTGAAAGACGGAGATATTGTGTCGATTGACTGTGGTGTAAAACTGAATGGCTTTCATAGTGACAGTGCTTACACTTATCCAATCGGAGAAGTATCTAAGGAAGTAAAAGATCTTTTAACAGCTACAAAAAGGTCATTATACCGTGGTATTGATCAGGCAGTGGATGGATTGAGAATTGGTGATATTGGTCATGCAGTTCAAAGTTATGTTGAAGAACGGGGTTACACAGTTGTGAGAGAGCTTGTAGGTCATGGCGTAGGTAGAAACTTGCATGAAAGTCCGGAAGTTCCTAATTATGGTAAAAAAGGTAAGGGAATTAAATTGAAAGAGGGTATGGTAATAGCTATCGAACCAATGATCAATTTAGGAACCAAGTCTGTGATGCAGGAGCGTGATGGATGGACGATCCGGACAAGTGACCGGAAATATTCAGCTCATTTTGAGCACACAGTTGTTGTTCGTAAGGGAAAGGCCGAAATTCTGACTACCTTCGACTATATTGAAAAAGTAACGGCCAATACCAGTCTTATGGTAGAAGTAAAGTAA
- the infA gene encoding translation initiation factor IF-1, producing MAKQASIEQDGVILEALSNAMFRVVLENKHEVIAHISGKMRMHYIKILPGDRVKLEMSPYDLSKARITYRYK from the coding sequence ATGGCAAAACAAGCATCGATTGAACAAGACGGAGTAATTTTAGAGGCACTTTCTAATGCTATGTTTCGTGTTGTTTTAGAAAATAAGCATGAAGTGATTGCTCATATTTCAGGAAAAATGAGAATGCATTATATAAAAATATTACCGGGCGACCGTGTTAAGTTGGAAATGTCTCCTTACGACTTATCAAAGGCAAGAATTACTTACCGGTACAAATAG
- the eno gene encoding phosphopyruvate hydratase, translating into MSTIQSVHARQILDSRGNPTVEVDIRTENGYLGRAAVPSGASTGKHEAVELRDDDKSVYVGKGVLKAVENVNDIIFPELIGCSVFEQNLIDKIMLELDGTPNKSKLGANAILGVSLAAAKAAAQEANLPLYRYIGGVSANTLPVPMMNILNGGSHADNSIDFQEFMILPAKADTFSESLRMGVEVFHTLKTVLKSKGYSTNVGDEGGFAPNIKSNEEAIEIVIQAIEKAGYKPGEDIFIAMDAAVSEFYENGLYHFKKSDGRKLTSDEMADYWTQWVAKYPIISIEDGMDEDDWAGWKTLTESVGSKCQLVGDDLFVTNVTRLQQGIESQIANAILVKVNQIGTLSETIDTVNLAKRNSYKTIMSHRSGETEDSTIADLAVALNTGQIKTGSASRSDRMAKYNQLLRIEEELGESAYFPGLKF; encoded by the coding sequence ATGAGTACGATTCAGTCAGTACATGCAAGACAAATTCTGGATTCACGGGGAAACCCAACAGTAGAAGTAGATATACGCACCGAAAATGGTTATCTGGGACGTGCTGCTGTACCTTCTGGTGCATCAACAGGTAAGCATGAAGCAGTAGAACTTCGCGATGACGACAAAAGTGTATATGTTGGAAAAGGGGTTTTGAAAGCTGTTGAGAATGTAAATGACATTATTTTTCCTGAGTTAATAGGATGTTCCGTATTCGAGCAAAATCTTATTGACAAAATCATGCTGGAATTGGATGGCACTCCTAACAAAAGCAAATTGGGAGCTAATGCAATTCTTGGCGTTTCACTGGCTGCGGCAAAAGCTGCGGCTCAGGAAGCTAATCTTCCATTGTATCGTTACATTGGTGGAGTAAGTGCAAATACACTTCCGGTACCCATGATGAATATCCTGAACGGCGGTAGCCATGCAGATAATTCAATCGATTTCCAGGAATTCATGATTTTGCCTGCGAAAGCGGATACTTTCTCTGAATCTTTGAGAATGGGAGTAGAAGTGTTTCATACCTTGAAAACGGTATTGAAAAGTAAGGGATATTCTACTAACGTTGGTGACGAAGGTGGTTTTGCTCCAAATATTAAATCCAATGAAGAAGCAATTGAGATAGTAATTCAGGCAATTGAAAAAGCAGGTTACAAACCTGGTGAAGATATTTTCATTGCAATGGATGCAGCGGTTTCCGAATTCTATGAAAACGGATTATACCATTTCAAAAAATCAGATGGCCGTAAACTGACTTCTGATGAGATGGCTGATTACTGGACACAATGGGTTGCTAAATATCCGATCATTTCAATCGAAGATGGTATGGACGAAGATGACTGGGCAGGTTGGAAAACTCTGACAGAATCTGTTGGAAGCAAATGTCAGCTTGTTGGAGATGATTTGTTTGTAACAAATGTAACACGTTTACAGCAAGGTATAGAATCTCAGATCGCTAATGCTATTCTTGTTAAGGTGAATCAGATCGGAACATTGTCAGAAACAATTGATACTGTTAACCTTGCTAAAAGAAACAGCTATAAAACAATTATGTCTCACCGTTCTGGTGAAACCGAGGATTCTACTATCGCTGATTTGGCTGTGGCATTAAATACCGGTCAGATAAAAACTGGGTCTGCTTCTCGTTCTGATCGGATGGCTAAATACAATCAGCTGCTTCGTATTGAAGAAGAATTGGGAGAAAGTGCTTACTTTCCAGGATTGAAATTTTAA
- the rplQ gene encoding 50S ribosomal protein L17 has translation MRHGKKDNHLGRTASHRKAMLSNMASSLIIHKRIETTTAKAKELRKYVEPLLTRAKEDTTHNRRIAFSYLNDKESTKELFGIVSDKIADRPGGYTRIIKLGIRLGDAAEMAMIELVDFNDALLLANADKPAKTRRSRRGGKKADGSDAAPEVAVAKKADFPIVAESEPSDEAPAADSDSETSKDDKGE, from the coding sequence ATGAGACACGGAAAGAAAGATAATCACTTAGGAAGAACGGCATCTCACCGTAAGGCGATGTTGTCAAATATGGCTTCTTCATTGATTATTCACAAGAGAATTGAAACCACTACGGCAAAAGCGAAAGAACTTAGAAAGTATGTTGAGCCTTTGTTAACACGTGCAAAGGAAGATACTACCCACAACAGACGTATTGCATTTTCTTATCTTAACGATAAAGAATCTACAAAAGAACTTTTTGGGATCGTTTCTGACAAAATTGCTGATCGTCCAGGTGGTTATACCCGTATTATTAAATTAGGTATCAGACTTGGGGATGCTGCTGAAATGGCAATGATAGAGTTAGTTGATTTCAACGATGCGCTATTATTGGCTAATGCTGATAAACCTGCAAAAACACGTCGTAGTAGACGAGGTGGCAAAAAGGCAGATGGCTCAGATGCAGCACCGGAAGTTGCGGTAGCTAAAAAAGCTGATTTCCCAATCGTAGCAGAATCTGAACCTTCTGATGAAGCACCAGCTGCTGATTCTGATAGTGAAACTTCGAAAGATGATAAAGGCGAATAA
- the rpsK gene encoding 30S ribosomal protein S11, with product MAQNKRKDKAKKRVVVVESVGQVHIKASFNNIIISITNSNGQVISWGSAGKMGFRGSKKNTPYAAQTAAQGAAQVAFDLGMRKAEVFVKGPGSGRESAIRTIQNAGIEVTTIRDITPLPHNGCRPPKRRRV from the coding sequence ATGGCACAAAATAAAAGAAAAGATAAAGCAAAAAAGAGAGTAGTAGTGGTGGAATCTGTTGGTCAGGTTCACATTAAAGCTTCTTTCAATAATATAATTATCTCTATTACTAACAGTAATGGTCAGGTAATATCATGGGGATCTGCCGGTAAAATGGGTTTTCGTGGTTCTAAAAAGAATACACCGTACGCAGCTCAGACTGCTGCCCAGGGTGCTGCACAGGTAGCATTTGATTTGGGTATGCGCAAAGCTGAGGTTTTTGTAAAAGGACCTGGTTCGGGACGTGAGTCTGCAATCCGTACTATACAAAATGCGGGTATTGAGGTCACTACTATTCGTGATATTACTCCGCTTCCACACAACGGATGTCGCCCTCCAAAGCGTCGCAGAGTATAG